The genomic interval TTAGGCGTGGCCGTTTGTCTGGTCGGCCACAGCGGGAGGAGTTATCCCCTCCTATATACAACCCCCGGTCGAAACTGATTTCTGGACAAAGAAAATGGGAAAAAGGGCAAGTACAAGGGCGGCTAATAGGTAGAAGAAGCGAGAGGAAAGCGCGGCACGCAAGACCACGCAGAGGACGCAAAGGAATGGGAACCGAGCCCTCTTGTAAATCGCAGGCTTTACTGTTTAGAGCTAATCTGGACTAATTCAACGCTGATGAAAGATGCAGTTCATGTTAGGGACTCGTCAATAGGCCTTTGTGCCGGTTTGGCTGGTTGCCTGCTTGCTTTTCTGTGCTGGCCAGGCGGGCTATATGGGCAAACGTCGAGCGAGCCTGGGAAAGCCGGTGGCCCCTTGAACTGGACGAGTCAGCAGGACCACAAAAACATGATGGACCAGTTGGGCATTATCCGGCTGCGTCCAGGACCAAGCGGACGGCCAGGCGGCATCAATTCAGCCAATTACGATCCTGCCATGGCGAATCCGTTTCCCGCTCTGCCGGAGGTCCTCAGGCTCAAGAACGGGCAGAAGGTCACCACGGCCAAGATGTGGTGGAACCAACGCCGCCCGGAGATCGTGGAGGATTTCGAGCGGGAGGTAATCGGGCGTGTGCCAAAGAAGGTGCCGAAGGTGACATGGACCGTGGTCTCGAATGTGACGGACGGGCTTGTGGACAATTTGCCCGCCAACGGCAAACAACTCGTGGGCCATGTGGATAACTCGGCCTGCCCGGCGATCAGCGTGGACATTCGCATGACTGTAGTGATTCCGGGCCACGCCAAGGACCCTGTGCCGGTGCTGATGATGTTTGGGGGATTTTTTGGTGACGGCATGCCACGGCCAGCCGGTTCTCCTGCGCCCACAAATCGGTTTCGCGAGTTCGGCGGACCATACAAGGACCCACCGTCGAGGGAGCAACTGCTGGCCGCCGGTTGGGGTTACGCCACCATCAACCCAGGAAGCATCCAGGCAGACAACGGCGCCGGGCTGACCAAGGGCATCATCGGCCTGGTCAACAAAGGCCAACCGCGCAAGCCGGAGGATTGGGGAGCGCTCCGCGCGTGGGCTTGGGGGGCAGCACGGGGTTTGGATTATCTGGAAACTGACCCCGCCATTGACGCAAAAAAGGTCGGGATCGAAGGGGTGTCGCGCTTCGGCAAGGCGGCGCTGGTTACCATGGCGTTTGAACCGCGCTTTGCCATGGCTCTGATTGGGTCATCCGGCGAAGGGGGCGCCAAACTGCACCGCCGCAATTTTGGGGAAGCCGTCGAAAACCTGACCGGCTCGGGTGAGTACCATTGGATGGCGGGGAATTTCCTGAAGTATGGGGCTGCGGAATCCTCCTTTGGGAGCAAGAACGCCGGGGACTTGCCGGTGGACGCGCACATGTTGATTGCTCTGTGCGCTCCTCGGTTGACCTTCATCAGTTACGGTGTGCCCAAACGCGGGGATGCAAAGTGGCTGGACCAGCAGGGCGGCTACATGGCCACGGTTGCCGCCGGGCCGGTGTTTCGGTTGCTGGGGGCGCGCGATATTGGCGAGAAGGAAGACTATCGAAGCGCCAAGATGCCGCCGGCGAACACGGGCTTGCTCGATGGTGAGCTGGCCTGGCGCCAGCACGACGGCGGCCATGAAGACCGCTCAAACATGAAGTATTTTATCGCCTGGGCGAACAGGTTTTTGAAGCACTCACCGCCGCCCCGCCCCGCAGCCGCCGGTATTGAGCCGCAGGGGTCTGGATTAAATGGTCAAGCAGGCTCGGCGCGTTACCCGCAGCGGCGGACCGATTCAAATTCCCTCATGGCACATCAGCAGTTAGTCCAGAAAGCCGAGCAAGGGGGCATTGATGTTTATTTCGCGGGCGACTCGATCACGCGCCGCTGGGGCGCTGCCGACCCCCAATACCAGCCGCTGCTGGAAAACTGGAGAACCAACTTCTTCGGCTGGAATGCCGCCGACTTTGGCTGGGGAGCCGACCGGATCGAGAATATTCTTTGGCGCCTCGAAAACGGTGAACTCGATGGTGTGAACCCGAAAGTGATCGTCGTGCTGGCGGGAATCAATAATATAGGCGCCGAACCCGGCGGGGCGGAGAAGGTTGAGGACATCGCGCAGGGGCTGCGGGCTGTGCTGGAGGTGTGCCGGGCCAAGGCCTCGAACGCGACCGTGATCATGACCGCTATTTTTCCACGAAATGACAACATGGCCGTGATCCCGGAGATTAATCAAATCAACCGCAAGCTCGCGCGGATGGCTGACGGCAGGAAAGTCCGCTACCTCGATATCAACGGCCAACTCGCGGACCAGGATGGCAGGTTATTTCCGGGCATGATGAATGCCGACCGGCTCCATCCAGCGCTCAAAGGTTATCAGGTCTGGGCGGACACCCTGAAACCCCTATTCACGGAGCTGCTTGGGCCTCCCGCAAAAACCGACCACGCCCCGCCACCAACCGGTGACCCCGGCGCGATGCGGTTTTCGCAAAAACGCAGGAACCTTTGAAACCAGGATGACAGGAGGAGAATTGGCATCCAGTGAAGCGCCGCTCGATTCCGGGCAGGCAAGCCGCTGTTTGGGCGAGGCCGCCAGGGGGCCTTCGATGTTGTGGCTGGGGACGTTGCTCGGCGCCGCGTTGCTTATTTGGTCGGCGAATTACACCGTGGGCAAAATCGCGTTGCGTGAAATCCCTTCGCTGGATTTGGCGTGTTTTCGCACGGTGCTGTCGGGGCTGTTCATGTGCCCGATTTATCTCTTGGCGCAGCGCCGGCGGCAACCGGGGGCGCGGGAGTGGTCGGTTGGAGACGTGCCGCGATTGCTGGCAGTGGGTGTGCTGGGATTGGTGGGCAACCAGGTTATTTTCGTTATTGGCCTGAACCAGACGAGCGTGGCACACGGGGCGGTGATATCGGGGATGGGCCCGATTTTCGTGTTGTTAGGGGCGGTGATGATGGGGTTGGAAGGGTGGACGGCCCGAAAAATGGGAGGGATGGCGCTGGCCGCAGGCGGGGTGATCCTGCTGCAGTTGGGACACGCCAAGCGAGGGGCGCCATCCCTGGGC from Verrucomicrobiia bacterium carries:
- a CDS encoding GDSL-type esterase/lipase family protein, with amino-acid sequence MAHQQLVQKAEQGGIDVYFAGDSITRRWGAADPQYQPLLENWRTNFFGWNAADFGWGADRIENILWRLENGELDGVNPKVIVVLAGINNIGAEPGGAEKVEDIAQGLRAVLEVCRAKASNATVIMTAIFPRNDNMAVIPEINQINRKLARMADGRKVRYLDINGQLADQDGRLFPGMMNADRLHPALKGYQVWADTLKPLFTELLGPPAKTDHAPPPTGDPGAMRFSQKRRNL
- a CDS encoding DMT family transporter, with amino-acid sequence MTGGELASSEAPLDSGQASRCLGEAARGPSMLWLGTLLGAALLIWSANYTVGKIALREIPSLDLACFRTVLSGLFMCPIYLLAQRRRQPGAREWSVGDVPRLLAVGVLGLVGNQVIFVIGLNQTSVAHGAVISGMGPIFVLLGAVMMGLEGWTARKMGGMALAAGGVILLQLGHAKRGAPSLGGDVVMMVSTMMFAGFTVFGKRLASEFGTVTVNTFAFVGGGLLLLPLALRGVLHARAAHVSPAAWASVLYMSIFPSVVGYLIYSYALRYLPASRVASVSYIQPFTATLMAVLILHEQPGVGFVGGALLVLAGVWLAGRSAEKAQVERNGTARLAVQELTTTGE